Genomic window (Blattabacterium cuenoti):
AATTTCATTTCTAAAGGATTTTCCTATTTGAGCAATTCCAAACGGAATCTTCATTCTATTAGATTTTATAACATTATGAAAATTAGAAAATATTCCTTGAGCTGTTTCAGGACGAAGATATAAATCTTTTTCATTTTTAATTTTAAACATCATATTGAAATGACGAATTTTTGTCCAATTTTTTTTTTTAAAAACGGGATCACAGATGGATAATTCATCCATTAAAACTTTGATATCTACAAAATTTTTTGTTTTCAAAGATTGATATAAACGAGATAATGTTTCATCTTTTTTTTTAGGATTATTTAAAAAATTTTTTTCTACATATTCCTGAATTAAAATTTCAGGACGATATCTTTTTTTAGAATCTTTATTATCAATTAATAATTGGTTAAATTGATCAACATGACCAGATGCATGCCAAACATCAGAATGCATAAAAATAGAAGAATCAACTCCCACTATATTTTCATGAAGTTGAGTCATTGATTTCCACCAAAATTTTTTGATATTATTTTTTAATTCCACTCCATGTGGACCATAATCATAAACTGCATTTAATCCTCCATAAATTTCACTAGAAGGAAAAATAAAACCATAAATTTTTGCGTGAGAAATTAAAAAATCAAAAAAATGATTAGATTTTTTCATATTCTTCACATAAAGATAAATACTTTTCCAAATCTAATGCAGCCATACATCCAGTACCAGCAGAAGTAATAGCTTGACGATAAATAGGATCTTGTACGTCTCCAGCAGCAAATACTCCAGGTTTACTAGTTCTAGTTTCTCCTTTTTGTACAATAATATATCCTCTTTCATCCAAATCTAATTTAGATTTAAAAATTTCTGTATTAGGAACATGACCTATTGCAAGAAATAAACCACTAATTAAAATTGTTCTATTCATTTTATTTTTTTGATTAAAAATTTTAATCCCTTCCAAAAAATTATATCCAATAATTTCTGTAACATTAGAATAAAATAAAATATCAATATTATTTTTTTTTAAAATACGCTCTTGCAGAGCTTTAGATGCTTTAAAATAACCTTTTCTTACGATTATATATACTTTTTGGCAAATTTTAGCTAAATAATTCGCTTCTTCTAAAGCCGTATCTCCACCTCCTATCACTGCTACATTTTTTTCTTTATGAAAAAAACCATCACAAGTAGCACAAGAAGAAATTCCTAATCCCATAAATTTTTTTTCTTTATTAATTCCTAAAAATTTTGGACGAGAACCTGTAGCGACAATTAATCCTCTACTTTCTAGATATTTTTTTTTATCCAAAAAAACACGATGTATCCCTCCTTTTTTATTGGATAAAATAACATGGATCACTGATTGATTTATTATTTTAGTATTAAAACGTTCTGCTTGCTTTTTACAATTATTCATTAAATCATTTCCATTAACTCCTTCATAAAATCCAAGATAATTATCCACACTAGTTGTAGTAGTCAATTGTCCTCCAGGTTGGGATCCAGTAAAAAGAATAGGATTCATATCAGCTCTTGCCGCATACACAGCAGAAGAATAACCAGCAGGACCAGATCCAATAATAATACAATCTTGTATTTTTTTTTTGAATAACATAAGAATATTTATTTTTTTAACAAAAAATTCTATACAATAAATAATATTTTAATTTTTATCATTTAATAATAATAAATTATGCATAATTTAAATTTATTTATAATAAAATATTTACATTTAAAAAAAATAAGAAATAGAATTCATATATTTTGCGTTATTAGAAAAAAATTTTATCTTTTTTCTCAAGAAGAAGTGATACGTCAATATATCATTTTTTTGTTAAAACAAGCAAAAAAGTATAAAAATTCCAACATATGGGTGGAATATCCTTTTAGGATAAATAAATTAAATAAACGATTAGATATTTTAGTTCAGTTTAACCAAAAACCGCACATATTGATTGAATGTAAACCCCCTAAAATTTCTATTACACAAAAAACTTTTGATCAAATATCCATATATAATCAAACTATCAAAGCTCCATTTTTAATGGTAAGTAATGGAATAAAAAATTTTATTTTCAAAGTTGATAAGTACAAAAAAAAATTTTTTTTTATAAAATATATTCCATAATTTATATCTACAAATTATAATGATAAAGAATGCATATAATCAATAAGATCTAATAATTTTGTAGAATAACCAACTTCATTATCGTACCACGATACTATTTTCAAAAAATTTGAATTTAACATAATGCTAGAATTTGCATCAAAAATAGAAATTCTTTGATCTCCTATAAAATCAGATGAAACAACAGCGTCTTCTGTATATCCCAATATACCTTTTAATTTAGTTTTAGAAGCATCTTTCATGCATAATTTAATTCTCTCAAAATTGGTATCTTTTTTAAGATTAACAGTAAAATCCAAAACGGAAACATTTGCCACAGGAACTCTAAAAGCCATTCCTGTTAATTTTCCATTTAAACTAGGGATAATTTTTCCTACTGCATTAGCCGCACCTGTTGATGATGGAATAATATTAACCAATGAAGATCTTCCTCCTCTCCAATCTTTATTAGAAATAGAATCAACAACTTTTTGAGTTGCAGTAGAGGCATGTATAGTTGTCATCAATCCTTGATATATTCCAAAATTATCATTTAAAACTTTAACAATTGGAGATAGACAATTTGTAGTACAGGATGCATTAGATACAATATTTTGATCTTGTCTCATATTTTCATGATTGACTCCCATAACAAACATAGGAATATCATCTTTAGGAGGAGCAGATAAAATTACTTTTTTAGCTCCTGATTTTAAATGAGCTTTAGCCAGATTTTTTGTCAAAAAAAGACCAGTAGATTCAACAACATATTCTACATTTAAATTTCCCCAATTTAGTTTTTCAGGGTCTTTTTCATTAGTAACTTTTACCCGCTTTCCATTCAATATTAGATAATTTTTATCTTCAATATGAACATTTTTTTTAAAAATACCATGAATGGAATCATATTTTAACATATAAGCTAAATACTCTATAGAGACTAAATCATTTATAGATACCACTTTCACATTATTCCTATTTAAAGCAGATAATAAAACCAGTTTTCCTATTCTTCCAATTCCATTAATTCCTATTTTTATAGACATATTTTAATAATTTTTATTATTGTCAAATTAATTTTTAACCTTCAAAAAAGTAATAAAAGTAGATGATGGAATTTCTACTTTTCCTATTTGTCGCATTTTTTTCTTTCCTTTTTTTTGTTTTTCTAAAAGTTTTCTTTTTCTAGAAATATCACCTCCATAACATTTATCCGTCACATTTTTTCTTAAAGCTTTAATAGTTTCTCTTGCTATAATTCGTCCAGATATAGAAACTTGAATAGGAATACTAAATTGATGTTTTGGAATTAAAACAGATAATTCTTGACATATTTGTTTTGCTAAAAAAAAAGCTTTTGTTTTATGAACTAAAAGAGATAAAGGTTCTATTTTTTCATGATTAATCAATACAGTAATTTTTTTTAAATCCGAATTTCTATAACCAATAAAATTATAATCAAAAGAAGCGTATCCATTAGAAATAGTTTTTAATTTATCATAAAAATCAAATACAATCTCTGATAAAGGCATTTCAAACATAATTTTAATTCTTTTTGAAGTCATATAATTATAATGACCAATCATAATTCCTCTTTTTTCAATGCATAATGATATTACATTTCCTATATAAAAATCTTTAGTTATAATAGAAACTGAAACATATGGTTCCTCTATTTTTTTTAATTTTTCTGTTTCTGGAAAATCTGAAGGATTATTGATTAAAATCTTTTGATTATTTTTCATATAAACCCTATAAGATACATTAGGAATAGTAAGTATTACGGAAATGTCATATTCACGCTCTAAACGATCTTTCACAATTTCCATATGAAGAAATCCTAAAAATCCACAATGAAAACCAAATCCTAATGCTGGAGAAGACTCAGGAATAAAAGAAAGTGCAGCATCATTTAATTGCAATTTTTCTATAGATGAACGTAATTCTTCATATTTTTCAGAATGAGTTGGATAAATGCTAGCAAAAACCATAGGTTTAAATTCTTTGAATTTTTGTATAGCTTTTTCAGCTGGTTTATGAGCATCTGTTATGGTATCTCCTACTTTTACTTCACTCGTATTTTTTATACCTGATACAACATATCCAACATCTCCTGTATTGATTTTATTCTTTGAAATACGTTTTAGCTTTAAAATCCCTATCTCATAAGCAGAATAAACTTTTCCTGTGGACATAAATCGTAATTTTTGTCCTTTTCGTATACAACCATTTTTTATTCTAAATAAGGCTTCAATTCCTCTAAATGGATTGTATAAAGAATCAAAAATAATAGCTTGTAATGGAGCTTGTGGATCTCCTTTTGGTGCAGGAATACGTGTAACTATTTGATTCAAAACATTATTAATACCTAATCCATTTTTTGCACTAACAGGAATAATATCTTCCATTTTACATCCTACCAATTCCATAATTTCTTTCATTACGTCTTCAGATATAGATTCTAATAAATCAATTTTGTTTAAAACTGGAATAATGGACAGATGATTTTTTAACGCTAAAGAAAGATTAGATATTGTTTGTGCTTGTACACTTTTCGTACAATCAACTACAAGTAAAGCTCCTTCACAAGCTGCAATAGAACGCGATACTTCATATGAAAAATCAACATGACCAGGGGTATCTATCAGATTAAGAATGTATATTTGATTATTATATTTATATTCCATTTGAACAGCGTGACTCTTGATAGTTATTCCACGTTCTTTTTCCAAATCCATATCATCCAATAGTTGATTACCTTTTCTTTCTGAAACTGTTTTTGTAAATTCCAACAAACGATCAGCTAATGTACTTTTTCCGTGATCTATATGCGCGATAATACAAAAATTACGAATATAATGAATCATGATTGATTAAGTTTTAAAATAATAAATAACCTTGAAGGGAATCGAACCCATACCATAGGAATCGGAATCCTATATTCTATCCTATTAAACTACAAGGCCATCATTACTTACTAATTAAGTATAACGATTGAACATGTTCATCGTTTTCTGTAGGCCATTTATTATAAATGAAAATATTATTTCTATACCTATATCTAATCTGGAAAAGAGATAATTCATTTCTTCCTTTTTCCAATTTCCTAATACATAAGAATCTACTTTTTTATAAAAATGATTTTTTTTAATACCAAAACGAAGACGTGTATAATGAGATGTTCCGATTTCTTTTTCTATATTTTTCAACCCATTATGTCCTCCACTTCCTCCTTTTTTTCTTAAACGAAAACTACCAAAATTTAAATAAATATCATCAGATATTACAAGAATATTTTTTAATAAAATTTTTTCTTTTATCATCCAATATTTTACAGAAATCCCGCTATTATTCATATAAGTGGTAGGTTTTAAAAAAAAAAGTAATTTTCCATTATATATGAATTTATAAATAAAACCAAATTTCTTTTTTGAAAAAGAAAAAAAATATTTTTTCGATATTTGATCTAAAATCATAAATCCTAGATTATGTCTAGTTTTTTTATATAAACATCCTGGATTTCCTAATCCAATTATCAAGAATTTTTCTATATTCTTACAATTGTATAAGTGTGAAGAACTCATCCCAATTAATGAAGGACTTCATATACGGCACTTCCTATATTATCCGGAGATTTAACGATATATATACCACTTTTTTCCATAATTTTCATTTTTTCCTGCGCAGTCTCTATTTTTTTTTCTATAATAGCTCCAGCATGCCCCATCGTTCTACCTTTTGGAGCAGTTTGTCCAGCTATAAAACCTATCACTGGTTTTTTTTTATCTATTTTTGTAATCCATTCAGAAGCCTCAATTTCTAATATACCTCCTATCTCTCCGATCATAACAATACATTCTGTTTCTGAATCATGTAAAAATAATTTCATAATTTCTTTTATACTCATTCCTACAATAGGATCTCCTCCTATACCAATAGCTGTGGAAATTCCATAACCAAATTTTACAATTTGATCTGCTGCTTCATAAGTTAGAGTTCCTGATCTAGAAATTATCCCTACATTTCCTTTTTTTTTAAATACTGAATTTGGCATTATTCCTACTTTTGACTCTTCTGGAGAAATAATACCAGGACAATTTGGCCCTATTAAATGAGATTTTTTATTCTTCAAAAAATACTTTACTTTAA
Coding sequences:
- the sucD gene encoding succinate--CoA ligase subunit alpha is translated as MSILIDKNIKVLVQGLTGKEGLFHTEQMINYGTIIVGGVTPGKGGKTYLGIPIFNTIEEAVNHTGGNVSIIFVPATFAYDAILESIYMKIQVIVCITEGIPVSDMVKVKYFLKNKKSHLIGPNCPGIISPEESKVGIMPNSVFKKKGNVGIISRSGTLTYEAADQIVKFGYGISTAIGIGGDPIVGMSIKEIMKLFLHDSETECIVMIGEIGGILEIEASEWITKIDKKKPVIGFIAGQTAPKGRTMGHAGAIIEKKIETAQEKMKIMEKSGIYIVKSPDNIGSAVYEVLH
- the gap gene encoding type I glyceraldehyde-3-phosphate dehydrogenase translates to MSIKIGINGIGRIGKLVLLSALNRNNVKVVSINDLVSIEYLAYMLKYDSIHGIFKKNVHIEDKNYLILNGKRVKVTNEKDPEKLNWGNLNVEYVVESTGLFLTKNLAKAHLKSGAKKVILSAPPKDDIPMFVMGVNHENMRQDQNIVSNASCTTNCLSPIVKVLNDNFGIYQGLMTTIHASTATQKVVDSISNKDWRGGRSSLVNIIPSSTGAANAVGKIIPSLNGKLTGMAFRVPVANVSVLDFTVNLKKDTNFERIKLCMKDASKTKLKGILGYTEDAVVSSDFIGDQRISIFDANSSIMLNSNFLKIVSWYDNEVGYSTKLLDLIDYMHSLSL
- the trxB gene encoding thioredoxin-disulfide reductase yields the protein MLFKKKIQDCIIIGSGPAGYSSAVYAARADMNPILFTGSQPGGQLTTTTSVDNYLGFYEGVNGNDLMNNCKKQAERFNTKIINQSVIHVILSNKKGGIHRVFLDKKKYLESRGLIVATGSRPKFLGINKEKKFMGLGISSCATCDGFFHKEKNVAVIGGGDTALEEANYLAKICQKVYIIVRKGYFKASKALQERILKKNNIDILFYSNVTEIIGYNFLEGIKIFNQKNKMNRTILISGLFLAIGHVPNTEIFKSKLDLDERGYIIVQKGETRTSKPGVFAAGDVQDPIYRQAITSAGTGCMAALDLEKYLSLCEEYEKI
- a CDS encoding type I restriction enzyme HsdR N-terminal domain-containing protein, translating into MHNLNLFIIKYLHLKKIRNRIHIFCVIRKKFYLFSQEEVIRQYIIFLLKQAKKYKNSNIWVEYPFRINKLNKRLDILVQFNQKPHILIECKPPKISITQKTFDQISIYNQTIKAPFLMVSNGIKNFIFKVDKYKKKFFFIKYIP
- the pth gene encoding aminoacyl-tRNA hydrolase translates to MSSSHLYNCKNIEKFLIIGLGNPGCLYKKTRHNLGFMILDQISKKYFFSFSKKKFGFIYKFIYNGKLLFFLKPTTYMNNSGISVKYWMIKEKILLKNILVISDDIYLNFGSFRLRKKGGSGGHNGLKNIEKEIGTSHYTRLRFGIKKNHFYKKVDSYVLGNWKKEEMNYLFSRLDIGIEIIFSFIINGLQKTMNMFNRYT
- the lepA gene encoding translation elongation factor 4, coding for MHYIRNFCIIAHIDHGKSTLADRLLEFTKTVSERKGNQLLDDMDLEKERGITIKSHAVQMEYKYNNQIYILNLIDTPGHVDFSYEVSRSIAACEGALLVVDCTKSVQAQTISNLSLALKNHLSIIPVLNKIDLLESISEDVMKEIMELVGCKMEDIIPVSAKNGLGINNVLNQIVTRIPAPKGDPQAPLQAIIFDSLYNPFRGIEALFRIKNGCIRKGQKLRFMSTGKVYSAYEIGILKLKRISKNKINTGDVGYVVSGIKNTSEVKVGDTITDAHKPAEKAIQKFKEFKPMVFASIYPTHSEKYEELRSSIEKLQLNDAALSFIPESSPALGFGFHCGFLGFLHMEIVKDRLEREYDISVILTIPNVSYRVYMKNNQKILINNPSDFPETEKLKKIEEPYVSVSIITKDFYIGNVISLCIEKRGIMIGHYNYMTSKRIKIMFEMPLSEIVFDFYDKLKTISNGYASFDYNFIGYRNSDLKKITVLINHEKIEPLSLLVHKTKAFFLAKQICQELSVLIPKHQFSIPIQVSISGRIIARETIKALRKNVTDKCYGGDISRKRKLLEKQKKGKKKMRQIGKVEIPSSTFITFLKVKN